In the Advenella kashmirensis WT001 genome, one interval contains:
- a CDS encoding RraA family protein, whose product MIEQQFDFENLKGRLYTAVLSDVLDSMGYRNQAMLPFVRPLSEEWTMFGRARTGYFMNTFSVAPGENPYEHEIALIDDLKPDDVVVLGCDGPTTRIAPWGELLSTASQYRGAVGCVTDGLVRDIRYIRKLNFPVFHGGIGPLDSQGRGKMMNYDLPIQCAGVMVRPNDLVFGDADGVIVIPIEIAAQVIEQSLQKVESENHTRQELARGLLLQDVYKKYGVL is encoded by the coding sequence ATGATAGAGCAGCAGTTTGATTTTGAGAATCTGAAAGGCAGGTTGTATACCGCTGTACTGTCCGATGTACTGGACAGTATGGGCTATCGGAACCAGGCAATGTTGCCGTTTGTGCGCCCTTTGTCCGAAGAGTGGACCATGTTTGGCCGTGCGCGAACGGGCTATTTCATGAACACTTTTTCTGTGGCTCCGGGCGAGAACCCATATGAGCATGAGATTGCACTGATTGATGATTTGAAGCCTGACGATGTGGTCGTATTGGGCTGCGATGGCCCGACAACCCGTATTGCACCCTGGGGAGAGCTGCTTAGTACCGCATCTCAATACCGTGGCGCGGTGGGTTGCGTAACCGATGGCCTGGTAAGAGATATTCGATATATCCGGAAGTTGAATTTTCCAGTCTTTCATGGTGGGATCGGGCCATTGGATTCGCAGGGCAGAGGCAAAATGATGAATTACGATTTGCCGATTCAATGCGCCGGGGTAATGGTGCGGCCCAATGACCTGGTCTTTGGTGACGCCGATGGGGTGATTGTGATTCCGATCGAGATAGCCGCACAAGTGATTGAACAGTCACTGCAGAAGGTGGAAAGTGAGAACCACACGCGTCAGGAGCTGGCCCGGGGCCTGTTATTGCAGGACGTCTATAAGAAATACGGCGTACTGTAA